The Fragaria vesca subsp. vesca linkage group LG2, FraVesHawaii_1.0, whole genome shotgun sequence genome includes a window with the following:
- the LOC101293938 gene encoding BAH and coiled-coil domain-containing protein 1-like, giving the protein MAKPKAPRQTLNSYTVKPINKTVRAGDCVLMRPSEPGKPSYVAKIERIEADSRGANVKVHVRWYYRPEESIGGRRQFHGSKEVFLSDHHDVQSADTIEGKCTVHTFRGYSKLDAVGNDDFFCRFEYNSTTGSFNPDRVAVYCKCEMPYNPDDLMVQCEGCNDWFHPACIDMSAEEAERLEHFFCESCSPEGQKKLENSHTVSRQLDTKVETKRRRR; this is encoded by the exons ATGGCGAAACCAAAAGCTCCAAGACAAACCCTCAACTCTTACACTGTCAAACCCATCAACAAGACCGTCAGAG CCGGCGACTGCGTTTTGATGCGGCCGTCGGAGCCGGGGAAGCCGTCGTACGTGGCGAAGATCGAGCGGATCGAGGCGGACAGTCGCGGAGCAAACGTGAAGGTGCACGTGCGGTGGTACTATCGGCCGGAGGAGTCCATCGGCGGCCGGCGACAGTTTCATGGATCCAAGGAGGTCTTCCTCTCCGACCACCACGACGTTCAGAGCGCTGATACGATAGAGGGCAAGTGTACTGTGCATACTTTTCGGGGTTATAGCAAGCTCGACGCTGTTGGAAATGACGACTTCTTTTGTCGTTTCGAGTATAATTCGACTACTGGTTCCTTCAATCCGGACCGAGTTGCCGT GTACTGCAAGTGTGAGATGCCTTATAACCCAGATGACCTCATGGTTCAATGTGAGGGTTGTAATGATTG GTTTCATCCTGCTTGTATAGACATGAGTGCAGAGGAAGCCGAAAGACTTGAGCACTTTTTCTGTGAAAGTTGTTCACCCGAGGGTCAAAAGAAGTTGGAGAATTCGCATACTGTTTCCAGACAGTTGGATACAAAG GTCGAGACAAAACGTCGTCGGAGGTGA